The Sphingomonas carotinifaciens genomic sequence GCGCTATGCACCTGCAGGATGGCGTAGAGCGGCACGATGAACATGCCCCCGGCAAAGGCGATGCCGGTCAGCGCGATCAGGATATGCCAGCTACCACCGGTGGCAAGGAACGCGGCGACATCGGCGTGGGTAGCGACCGGCACGAACCCGCGTGTCGCGATCCACAGGTCGATCAGGAACACCGCCATGCCCAGCGCCGCCCCCGGCACGTAGCGCGCCGACACCTCGCCCCCCAGCAGCCGGTTGACCATCAGCGATCCCGCCGCGACCGATACGGAGAAGACCAGCAGGAACAGCGTCACCACGCCCGGCCCGGCGTGCAGCGTTCCGCTGACCAGCGGTGCGAACTCGGACAACAGGATCGCGCCCACCGAAAAGAACCAGCTTATCCCCAGGATCGCCAGCCACACGCCCCGGCCCGCCCTGGCGACGGTCAGGATCTTCCATGTCCCCTTCAAGATGTTGCGCTCGATGCGCAGGTCGGGCGCGGCGGCGGGCGCGGAGGGTACCGCCAGGCTCGCCACGAAGCCCAGCACCGCCACGCCCGTCGCCACCAGTCCCGCTTCCCAGGCCGGGATCACTCCGCCCAGCAACTGCCCGGCCAGGATCGCCAGAAACGTACCCGCCTCGATCAGGCCGGTACCGCCCATCACCTCATGCTGGCGCAGATGCTGCGGCAGGATCGAATATTTGACCGGCCCGAACAGCGTCGAATGCACGCCCATCAGGAACAGGCAGGCGAGCAGCACCGGGATCGACTGGAGCCAGAACCCGCCCAGTGCCAGCATCATGATGCCGATTTCCGCCGCCTTGACCGCGCGGATCAGCACCGCCTTGTCGTATTTGTCGGCAAGCTGCCCGGCCAGTGCGGACAACAGGAAATAGGGCAGGATGAACAGGCCGGTGGCGATCGTCGCCAGCAGCTCCGCCTTTTCCGGTGCTGCCGCGTACAGCCCGAAATTGGCCAGGAACAGCAGCGCGAACTTCAGCAGATTGTCGTTGAAGGCGCCCAGGAACTGGACGACGAACAGCGGCGCGAAACGGCGCTTGCCAAGCAGCGACAGGTCAGGTGCGGACATGGATGACGACTCCTCCGGGACGCTTGGACCTACCACAAATTGAACACCGCTCAATAGCTAAATTGCGCAGCGCTCAATTTCATGGTAGTGCGGCCACATGGGCAGACGATCGGACCACAGCCGCGACGAACTGGAAGCGTTGATCTTGGACGCCGGGGCAGCACTAGTGGCGGAGGTCGGCCTCGCCGGCTTCTCGGCGCGTGAGGTGGCTCGGCGCATCGGCTATTCGATCGGCACCATCCACAATGTCTTCGGCACTTCGGACCGGCTGATCGCCGCGATCAACTCGCGCAGCTTTGCGCTATGGGCGGCATATCTTCGCGAACGGCTCGACGCCGGGGGTGACGCCGATCGCATCGCCACGCTGGTGAACGGCTATTTCGGCTTCGCGCGTGCGCACCCCAATTTGTGGACCGCGATCTACGATCACCGCCTGCCTGCCGAGGCGTCACTTTCCGAACAGGATCAACAGGCTCGGGGCGTGCTGACCGAGATCGTCATTGCCGAGGTCGCGCACGCCCTCGACACCTCCCCCGACGCCCCTGTCGCCGCCCTTGCCCGCTCCCTCATCGCCACCGTCCACGGCCACTGCGCCTTCGCCATCACCGGCGCCTGGGCCCTCATGGGCGAAGCCGCCCCGGAGATCGCCGCCCTTGCCCGGGTCCGCGAAGCCCTCGCCGGACACGCCCGCCGCTAGCGCCTACTCCCGCGGATCGATCGACCACTCCCACATCGCCGCATCACCCACCGGCGCCACCACCCGCAAATACCGCGCCGTCGTCGCGTGCGGCACCTCGATCGGGGAGCCCTGCCGCTCGGCCACGGGTGCGACCACGCGCCAGCGCCGCCCATCCTGCGATGCCTCGATACCGAAATGATAGGGCCGGTTCGCATATTCCGGCCGTATCCGGCTGCCCTTTACAGCCTGCGCCCGCCCCAGATCCGCGACCAGCATCGCCGGCTGTCCCGCGACCGGCTGCCACAACGTGGCATAGTTATCATCCGCGGCGTTTTCGGGCGATGCGCTGCCCGACGCCCGCCAACGCAGCCCCGCCGAGCGTTTCGGCACAAACCCCGCCACTGCGCTGCCATGCGAAGGCACCACCTTGGCGATCACGCCATCCGCCCCGAGCGTCAGCGGGTCGACCGCTACCTGCCGCAACACCGTGTCGCCCCCCTTGGGGAACGGCAAAGACTGCCGGTGATACAGGATGTATGACCGCCCCTCGGATCGGAACACGCTGTGGTGGCCGGGGCTGATCACATCCCGCGCGCGGTCGGTCTCCAGGATCGGGCTCGTCGCGCCCTCGCGAAACGGGCCGAGCGGTGACGTACCGATCGCGTAGCGGACCTTGTACGTGTCCTTGGTCGTGTTGCCGTCGCTATAGGTCAGCAGGTAATTGCGCCCTGCCTTCACCATGAACGGCGCTTCGAAATAATTGGCCGGCGTCACATCGCGCGGCGTCCCGTCGAACGTCACCATGTCCGGCTTCAGCCGGACGACGAAACAATGGCCGTTCGTCCAGTTGAGGCCCGATCCCCAATACAGGTAGGCACGTCCGTCATCGTCGACGAATGCCTCCGCATCGATCATGTGATACTCGGGCGCGAAATCCCTCGCGATCAGCGGCCGTCCGCCATTGGCGTCGCGCCACGGTCCGGCGGGCGCGTCGGCGGTGCCGACCCAAACCTCGCTGCCGACCGAGACATACATGTACCACCGCCCATTCGGTGCCTTCACCACCGAGGGCGCCCAGACCTTGGCATCGCCCGACCTCGGACCGGTCGCCGCCGCCTTGGTCGGCCAGTTCGGCGTCGTGAATGTCCAGTCGCGGCCATTGTCGGAAGACCACAGCCCCAGCCGATCGTCACCCCAGGGGTCGATGGTGGCAAAGATATACCAACGTCCCTTGTCCCGGACGATCGACGGGTCGGCAAAATAGCCGGGAAGCAGCGGATTGCCCGCGCCCGCCATGTTCCAGCGCGACACCGGCACATCCGCCGCCCCGGCCAGTGCGCCACCGGTCAGCAGCAGGGCAGCCGGCATTGCGAAGCGCGAGAGAAAAGGCAGGCCCATCATTCCACTTCCGTTGCCTGCGCCGGACGAGCTTTTGCGGGCGTCGTTCCGTTTCCGGCAAACGGAGTGAGGCGGAAGCTGACCCGCGTCGGCTCGGCGCGCGTGCGATATTCCGGCAGGGGCAAGCCGAAGTCGCTCCACTGTGTATCGCCACCGACGCCCCATTGTGCAGAGTCGACCAGCAGCGTGACCTGCCCGTGCGGGACGATATCGGTCGATTTCCAAGTGCCCGGCTCCTTGCGATCCAGATCGGCATAGGGAAAGGCGAGCGCGTTCATCATCAACGGCCGATCGCCTTCGACACGCACGCCCCGCCCTGCGCCGGACAATTCCATCCAGCGGACATCCACCTTGTTCCCCGTCTCCTGCGGCCGGATATAGTCGTGGTTCTGCGCGGCGATCGCCCCGCGCCACAGGCCGATCGGGGCCGAGGTCTTACGGTCGACATAGCTTTCATGCGGGCCGCGCCCATACCATTCCACCGTGGTGACATCGGTCGGCAACGCAAATGCCAATCCGACCCGGAACGGCGGCGGCAAGCCTTCCTTCACCGGGGTCAGCGCACCATCGACCGCCACCGATCCATCGCCGGCCATCGTGTAGCGCGCCTCGAACGTCGCAGCACCATCGCCCAGATCGAACGTCACGATCACCGCGTCGCCCGCGACCCGGACCGAACGGACGCGCCGCGTCTCGCTCATCGCCTTCCACGGAGCCATTTCGCCCGCACTGCCGACGCCCAGATCATTGTCGGTCACCGCGCGCCAGAAATGTGGTGCACCCCCGGTGGTCAATTCCTGTCCATCCTTGGTGTAGCGACGGATCAGCCCGGTCGATCGGTCGATCTCCAGCGACGCCCCCGCCGCCCGCATCGTCACCGCATCCGCGGACTGCGTCACGGCCACATTGCCCGCGGCCGTCGGCGCAACAGCGGCGGACGGCGTGCTTAGAGCGAATTGCTCGAACCCGATCTCCGTGCCGCCCGGCACCAGGGGGACCGCGCCATCGCGGGTCCGTACCCGGATCGTGACGAAATATTCCGCACCCGCCTTGCGCGCGACGCCGGCCAGTGGCAGCGTGATCGTCTCCGCCCTCCGCGCCGCCGTCGACAAGGGGGGCAGCTTGCCCGAGGCGACGGCAACGCCGTTCTCCAGCACCTCCCATTCCATCGCAAAGCCAGACAGATCGCGGAAATCATGGCGGTTGCGCACCGTCACCCGGCCACTGGCGGGATCGAAGCCATCGAACTGAACCGGCGAATAGACCTTGCGAAGTTCGTACAGATGCGGGTTCGGCGTCCGATCGGATTGCAGCAGGCCGTCACCGAATTCGATGTCGCCACCCGGATTGGGGCCATACTCGCCACCATCACCCCAATAGCGGCGCCCATCCTTGGTGTAGCGGTACATCGACTGGTCCACCCAGTCCCAGACGAAGCCGCCCTGCAACTTCTCGGGATGGGCATAGATCGTGTCCCAATACTCCTTGATGTTGCCGCCAGAGTTGCCCATGACGTGCAGATATTCGCACTGGATCATCGGCTGCTTGTAATTCCAGTTGCGCGCATAATCGTCCATCTTGACCGCCGGATCGTACATCGGCGCATAGATGTCGGCGTACCAGTTGGGCCGGTGGTCGCTGATCCCGCCCCATGTTCCCCATCCCAGATAGCTGATCAGCCGCCCCGGATCGCGCGTCTTGGCAGCAGCGGCGGCGGCTTCGAAATTCGGCCCGATGCCCGCCTCGTTGCCGAGCGACCAGAAGATGACGGAAGGGTGGTTCTTGTCGCGCTCCACCATGTTGGTGACGCGGCTGACATGCGCCTCGCGCCATGCCGGGTCGAAGCCGAGTTGATATTTGGCGCGTTGCCGCGGCGCGCGGTTCGCATAATCCATATAGGCGTGGCTCTCGATATTGGCCTCGTCCATGACGTACAGGCCGTATCGATCGGCCAGCTCGTAGAGATAGGGATCGTTGGGATAGTGCGAGGTGCGGATCGCGTTGATGTTGTTCCGCTTCATCAGGCGCACATCGCGTTCCATCGAGTCCCGGCTGATGACGTGGAACGTCTCGGGGTCATGCTCGTGCCGGTTCACCCCGCGAATGGTGATCGGCCGGCCGTTGATGCTGACCAACCCGTCCTTGATCGCGACGGTGCGAAAACCGATGCGTCGCGCCGTCGACTGGACCACCGCGCCGCGACTATCCAGCAATTCGGTCACCAGCGTGTAAAGCTCGGGCGTCTCCGCGGTCCAGGGGCGCACCTGCGGCACCTGGCCGGACAGCGTCACCCGCCGTGCCTGACCCTTGGGCATCACCTGGTTCGCGGTCAGCACCTGCCGATCACCATCGAGCAGCACGATCCGCGCCGTCGCCGCCTCCGCGCCCGTCACCGCGACGTCCACCGACAACCGGCCGTCGCGATTGGCATCGTCCAGCCCGGCATGCACGAACGTGTCCGCGATCCGCGTGCGCGGCACCGCCATCAGGTAGACCGACCGCTCGATCCCCGACACGCGCCAGAAATCCTGATCCTCCAGATAGCTGCCATCCGACCAGCGATAGACCTGAATCGCCACCGTGTTCCGCCCCGGCTTCACGAAGCGGGTCACGTCGAACGCGCTGGGCAGCTTCGAGTCCTCGGAGTATCCGACCTTCTGCCCGTTGACCCAGACATAGTATGCCGAACCCGCCGCGCCGATCTGCAACACCACGTCCTGCCCCGTCCAGTCGGCGGGCAGGGTGATGTCGCGCCGATACGACCCCACCGGATTGGTCTCGTGCGGGATCAGCGGGCGGTTCGCCGGGAAGGGATAGGCGATGTTGTTGTACCGCGCCTGATCATAGCCCTGCGCCTGCCAATCGGCCGGCACCTTTATGGTCTTCCACGCGGACACGTCGTAATCGGGTCGCTCGAATCCGTCGGGTAACCGGTTTGCGCCGGGTGAGAAGGCGAACTTCCACTCGCCGTCCAGGGATAGATACCGTCGAGAATCCGCCTCGATGCCGGCCAGCGCCTGCCGGCGCGTCTCGAAGGGAAAGCCGGTCGCACTGGCGGGCAGTTTGTTGCGCGCGAAGACCGCCGGGTTTTCCCAGTCGGGGCGGGACGCATCGACCTGCACCGGCTGCACTTGCGGGCCATCCTGCGCCTGCACGACGCTTGCCATCGCAAGCACCGACGCGGCACCTGCCGCCAGCCTGAAGATCCGCATTGCCCCTCCCCTTATCGAACCGTCGCTATCTAGACGACTTGCCTGACAAAATACATCCTACAAGTTTGCTTAACCGACCGATAGGGCCAAGATGTTGAATTAGCCGGTCACTTAGCCCGAATACCCGCGTCAATCAGCGCGTGGCTGACGAAGCCTCCCCCACTTTCATCAGCTCTGCACCGCCGGGTCGCGCGCCGGGCTGGACGCGGTCATCATACGCATCTCGTACAGCACGGCATCGTCCTGCAACGCGGTGACCACCACCTCGGCCTGCGGCTTGGCGCCGTTGCCGGACACGGGATAATCGATCGCGGCGAAATGCCCTTCCCCGCCCTTGACCTGCTGGCCGGCACCAAGCGGCTGCCCATCCACACTGATGCCCATCTTCCGGTCGGCATCGCCCCGCGCGACCAGTACGCGCAGCACCGCCGCCCCGGGACGCCGCGCCAGCACCATCCGCATCGACTCGCCCGGGCGCAGACGCCGTGCGGAACGCCCGCTCCAGTTCACCACCTCGCTATGCTCCGACCGGAACTGGTGGTCGCGTTCGGGCTGCATCTCGCCCAGATGGATGATGTCCGACGTGCGCCGGGCAAGCGTGCGCGCCTCCTCCTGCGCCTGCACATATCCTGCCCTGGCACCCGCCCATCCGGCGGGAGTGAAGGTCGGGAAATACACCGCCGCGCGCCGGTCATATTGCGAGAAGAACGGCTTGAAGGTCAGCGCCTCGTCAAGCGCACCCACCGCCCGGAACTGTCCTGCACCACCCGCCGGCGCCAGGGCACCCGTCGCAGCCGATGCGGTGACCAGCGCCGGCCCCACGCCCTCGAACTGCGCATCCGCCGGCCCCATGTCCGCCGCCAGCACCAGCGGCCCGTAGGTAAACGCCACCATCGACGCATCCCCGGGCGTCGGGTGCGACGCCACCGCCATCGGCAGCGTCACCTTCACCACGTCCCCGGCCCGCCAACGCCGCTCCAGCACCGCATAGCCATCCCGCAGCACTGGGCGGGCCGCCACGTCGTTCACCGTCAGCACCGGCGCCTTCGCCCAACCCGGCAACCGTATGGCGAGGGCCTGCGCCGCGCGTGGCGCCCGCTTGACGGTCAGCGTGGCACGGCCCTCCAGCGGCATCGCCGTATCCAGCGTCACCGCCAGCCCCCGCTCCGGCCAGTCCAGTTCGGACGGGATGAACAGGTTCACGTACAGCGTCCTGGCGTCGCTCCACCAGATCGAGTCCGCGTGCTTGGCATGGCTTTCCATCCCCGATCCGACGCAGCACCAGAAGCTGTCTTCGGGACTGGAGAATACCCGCCGCGCGCCCACGGCGAGCGGCATGAAATACACGAACTGACCGGTATCCGGCCGCTGATGCGCCATGATGTGGTTGAGCTGCACCTGCTCATAGAAATCGAACCAGCGCGCATCGGGTTGCCAGCTATACAGATGCCGGGTCAGCTTCATCATGTTGTAGCTGTTGCACGCCTCGCATGTCGCCTCGGTGATGCGACCGGCCAGTTGATCGGGTTGGCCGAAATGCTCGCGCTCGGAATTGCCGCCGATGATGTAGCTGTGATGCTGCGTCACCCGCTCGTGGAAGAAGCGCGGGGCGACCATATGCGCCGGGTTGCCCGTCACCTCATGCAGCCGTGCCAGGCCGATCACCTTCGGTATCTGCGTGTTGGCATGCAGGCCCGCCAGCCTGTCCTGCCGCGCGGCGAGGGGATCGAGTACCGCCTTGTGCCGGATCTTCTCGGCCATGCGCAGCCAGCGCGGATCGCCGGTCAGGGCATAGGTTTCCGCATAAGTCTCGTTCAGCCCGCCATGCTCGGCATGCAGCACCCGCTGCATCTGCGCGTCGTCGAGCGGCTCCAGCACGCCGGCCAGATAGCCGGCCAGCCCCAGCATGATCGGCATCGCCCGCGCATTGCGCGCCAGCACATGTGCGTCGATCAGCCCGGCATGGACCTTGTGCCACGTATAGAGCGGCACCCATCCGCCGTTCAGGTCGAACCCCCCGGTGCGGATGTCGCCGCGCCGTACCTCCTCGAACACGACCTTGCCGTCGACCGTCCTGCCGTCGCGCTCCACCGTGGTGCCGCCGCAATAGCCGTCGCCGTGCGCGGCCTGGATACGCGCCATTTCGGCCAGTGCATGATCCAGCCGCGCCGCCACCTCACGATCGCCCGTATTCCCCACTACCAGCGCGCATGCGGTCAACCAGTGGCCCAGCGAGTGGCCGGCAATGCCCATCGCCTCCCAGCCGCCATAGACCGGCTTGGGTGCCGGCAGGCCGGCCGATTGGTAGAAATTGTGCAGCAACCGCTCGGGATCGAGGGCCAGCAGATAGCGGCGGTTCGCCTCGAACGCGTCGGCAAAGGGCGACGGCTTCAACCGCACATAACGCGCCGGCACCGGTTCGACCCGGCGGCTGCGCATGACGGGCAACTCCGCCCACGCCGCCGGCGCCAACGCCACGACGCTTGCGCTGGCCAACAGGGAACGACGGGAAAGCAACATCGCCAAAACCTCTCCATGGCCCGGTGCCCGCATCGTGCGTCCGACTTACATGGTCGGGCACCGGCCTTGAAGGAAAGGGTAAGGAAATGTCAGAGTATTGCAAGGCGGGGTTGGCGATCTCCGCCGCAAAGAAGGGCGCCGCCTAACCGACGTTCACGCCATAGTTACGCGCCATCGGCGCGAGACCGCCTTTATATCCTTGACCTACCGCGCGAAACTTCCACTCGCCATTGTGGCGATAAACTTCACCGAAAATCATCGCCGTCTCCGTCGATGCATCCTCCGACAGGTCGTAACGCGCGATCTCGCGCCCGGTGACATCATTGACGACCCGGATGAACGCGTTGGAAACCATGCCGAAGCTCTGTCGGCGCTGCTCGCCTTCATGGATCGTCACCGATACCGCGATCTTCTGCACGTCGGACGGAACGGTCGCCAGGTCGACCTTCAACGCCTCATCGTCGCCATCGCCCTCGCCGGTCCGATTGTCACCGGTATGCTCGACCGAGCCGTCCGCGGAACGCAGATTATTGTAGAAAATGAAATCGGCATCGCCGCGCACCCGGTCGCCCGTCCCCAGAAGAAAGGCGCTGGCATCCAGATCGAAGTCGGTACCATCGGTGGTACGCGTGTCCCAGCCCAGTCCGATCAGAATGCGCGAAAGGCCGGGTTCCTCCTTCGACAAGCTGACATTGCCACCCTTGGACAGGCTTACGGACATCGGTGTTTCTCCATCATCGGCAGGTCTTGGGAAGATCGCCCCCATCACCGAACGCGCGGCGCACGCATTCCGGTTCCCGAGCGCGGGTGATGCTTCCCATGCCGTCGTTTATGCGCGCAGCGCCTTTACCGCATGATCCGCGGCCCGCGCGGTCAGGGCCATGAAGGTTAGCGACGGGTTGACGCAGGCGATCGATGCCATCTGCGCGCCGTCCGTGACGTACAGGTTGCTGGCATCATGCGCCTGGCTCCATCCGTTCAGCACGGACTTGCGCGGGTCGCGTCCCATGCGCGCGCCGCCCATTTCGTGGATCGCGTCACCCGGCACATGCTCGCTTTCCCAACTGTGCACGTTGGTCAGGCCCGCCTCCCGCAGCATCGCCTCGCCCTGCGTCCGGGCGTCCGCCATCATCTTCAACTCATTGTCGCGGAAGCGCACGTCGAAGCGCATCAGCGGCACGCCGAAGCGGTCCACCTTGTTCGCGTGCAGCGACACGCGATTGTCCGCATAGGGCAGGCATTCGCCGAATGCCCCCATGCCGAACTTCCACGGGCCATAACGGCGCATGCCATGTTTCATCGACGCGCCGAAGCCGACCGGCTCCGACACTTCACGCCGCGCGCTGCCCTGATACCCATAGCCGCGGCGGAACCCGACCCCTTCGTCGCCACCGATGTTGCGGAATCGCGGCACATAGACGCCACCCGGCCGGCGGCCATATTCGATGAACTCCTCCATCCCCGGAATGTCGCCGCCGACGCCGACGCGGAAGATGTGGTCCATCACATAGGCGCCCAGCGTGCCATGGCTGTCGAAATGGCTGCGTCCGGTGCGGGCATCGCGCGAGTTCATCAGGATCTGGGTCGATGCGATCGCCGATGCGCACAGGAATACCAGGTCGGCCGACACGACCTCTGCCTGCCCGGTATTGGCATCGACATAGCGGACGCCGGTCACCCGCTTGCGCGCCTTGTCATATTCCAGATTGGTCACCACGGCATCGGACTTCAACGTCAGCTTGCCCGTCGCGCGTGCGGCCGGCAGCGTCACCGCCTGTGTCGAGAAATAGGCGCCGAACGAGCAGCCATTGCTGCACTGGTTGCGATACTGGCACTTGGTGCGGTTCTGATCGGGCTTGTCCTCCGTCATGTTGGACAGGCGCGTGTTGATCAGCTTGCGGCCCGGAAACTTCGACTCCAGCCGTCCCTTCAGCCACGTCTCGGCGACGTTCATCGGCATCGGCGGCTGGAATTCGCTGTCGGGAAGATAGGGCAGGTTCTCGCGCGATCCCGACACGCCGATATATTTTTCGACATAGGAATACCAGGGCGCGACATCGTCATACCCGATCGGCCATTCGCCATCGATGCCGTCGCGCTTGTTCGCGTCGAAATCCTCCGGCGCCCAGCGGAAGCTCCACCGGCCCCAGATCAGCGACTTGCCGCCGACCGCCGCCGGGCGGATCCAGTAAAAGGGGCTGCCCTCGCCATACGCATAGGGGTTGGCCTTGTCGTCATTGTAGAAGGCCTGGTTGCTCGGCGCGACATAGCCGTGCTTGGCGATGAAATAGTTACTTTCGATCAGCGGCTTGGGCATGATGTTGCGGGCCGGCACCTCATAGGCCGGCTTGCCGTCATAGGTGTAGCCCTCGCCATGCTCCACCATCCGGCCACGGTCGAGCATCAGGACGCGAAGGCCCTTTTCGGTCAATTCCTTGGCGGCAAACCCGCCGCTCACGCCCGAACCGATGACGACTGCGTCGAACCTGTTGGTCGATGCCATGATTGTCCTCTCCAGAAAACGAAGGTCAGACGCGCAGTGCGCGCAGCGTCTGGAAACTCTTGGTGATGTCGGGAATGTAGGGTGCGGGCGCCTCGTCGTTTTCGACGTAGAAATGCCGCACCCCGGCGCTACCCTTCAGCCGGAACAACGCCGCGAAATCGGTCACGCCCGCGCCCACCGCGGTCATGCTGCGGTCTGGGCGCATGTCCTTGACGTGATAGGCGTACAGGCGATCCGCCAGCCGCTCGATCCACGCCGGGACGTCTTCGCCCGCATGCGCCACCCAGTAGAGGTCCAGCTCCACCTTCACCAGCGCCGGGTCGGTCTCGCGGAGCAACCGCTCGTACAGGCTGACCCCGCCCGGCTTCACGGTGAATTCGAAGTCGTGATTGTGATAGGCGAAATTCAGCCCTGCCGCCCTCAAATCATTGGCGAACCGGTTGATGTTGGGCAGCGCTGCCTGCCAACCCGCCTCGGTGCGATGCTCGTCGGTCATATAGGGCAATATCACCGTGCCCGCGCCCAGCGTCTTGGCCATCGCCACCGACTTGGCGAAATTGCCGAGCAGCGCGTCATAACCGATATGCACCGACGGCGCGGTCAGCTTCAGGCGGTCCATGGTCCGGCGCAGCATGGCATGATCCATGCTGTCGTAACCGCCACCGCCGAACTCGACCTCGCGGTAACCGATGCCCGCCACCGTCTCCAGCGTCTTGACCGGGTCCTTCTGGAACAGCTCGCGCACCGTGTAGAGTTGCAGCCCGATCGGCCCCAGCTTTGCGGCAAAGGCCGGTGCACCGACGAGGCCGAGAGCGGCCAGCGACCCTGCGCCGGCCAGCAGATGACGACGATTGATGGTCATGAGCTATAGACCTTGTTGACCTGGGAATAGGGAAAGGCGCCGTTATATTCGCCCGGCACCGGCAGGTATTCGCGCTCCTGCGTCATGCCGATCTCCGACGTATAGTATCCGGTGATGACAAGCTGCCGGAACGCCTCGAAGAAGGTCTTGCCGCCCGGCATCTGGTCGTTCATCGCCAGCGTCAGCAGCGCATCCTGTTGCGCCGGCGTCGCCTTGGCGGCGGACGTGCGATAGTCGCGCTGGCTGCGCGCCTCGATCGCATCCAGCCCGGCGACGATCGGCGCCCGGTCGCCCGGCTCGGCCCAGTCCGCCAGCATCTTCTCGATGAATGCCGGCACGCCCGCGGCGATCGCGCCCGGCGTGTCCGTCGTCGGCAGCACCCGCTCGCTCAGCGCGGTCATCAGCGCGCGTTGCGGCGCGGTAAAGACCGCCAC encodes the following:
- a CDS encoding family 43 glycosylhydrolase encodes the protein MMGLPFLSRFAMPAALLLTGGALAGAADVPVSRWNMAGAGNPLLPGYFADPSIVRDKGRWYIFATIDPWGDDRLGLWSSDNGRDWTFTTPNWPTKAAATGPRSGDAKVWAPSVVKAPNGRWYMYVSVGSEVWVGTADAPAGPWRDANGGRPLIARDFAPEYHMIDAEAFVDDDGRAYLYWGSGLNWTNGHCFVVRLKPDMVTFDGTPRDVTPANYFEAPFMVKAGRNYLLTYSDGNTTKDTYKVRYAIGTSPLGPFREGATSPILETDRARDVISPGHHSVFRSEGRSYILYHRQSLPFPKGGDTVLRQVAVDPLTLGADGVIAKVVPSHGSAVAGFVPKRSAGLRWRASGSASPENAADDNYATLWQPVAGQPAMLVADLGRAQAVKGSRIRPEYANRPYHFGIEASQDGRRWRVVAPVAERQGSPIEVPHATTARYLRVVAPVGDAAMWEWSIDPRE
- a CDS encoding TetR/AcrR family transcriptional regulator; this encodes MGRRSDHSRDELEALILDAGAALVAEVGLAGFSAREVARRIGYSIGTIHNVFGTSDRLIAAINSRSFALWAAYLRERLDAGGDADRIATLVNGYFGFARAHPNLWTAIYDHRLPAEASLSEQDQQARGVLTEIVIAEVAHALDTSPDAPVAALARSLIATVHGHCAFAITGAWALMGEAAPEIAALARVREALAGHARR
- a CDS encoding glycoside hydrolase family 2 TIM barrel-domain containing protein, which gives rise to MRIFRLAAGAASVLAMASVVQAQDGPQVQPVQVDASRPDWENPAVFARNKLPASATGFPFETRRQALAGIEADSRRYLSLDGEWKFAFSPGANRLPDGFERPDYDVSAWKTIKVPADWQAQGYDQARYNNIAYPFPANRPLIPHETNPVGSYRRDITLPADWTGQDVVLQIGAAGSAYYVWVNGQKVGYSEDSKLPSAFDVTRFVKPGRNTVAIQVYRWSDGSYLEDQDFWRVSGIERSVYLMAVPRTRIADTFVHAGLDDANRDGRLSVDVAVTGAEAATARIVLLDGDRQVLTANQVMPKGQARRVTLSGQVPQVRPWTAETPELYTLVTELLDSRGAVVQSTARRIGFRTVAIKDGLVSINGRPITIRGVNRHEHDPETFHVISRDSMERDVRLMKRNNINAIRTSHYPNDPYLYELADRYGLYVMDEANIESHAYMDYANRAPRQRAKYQLGFDPAWREAHVSRVTNMVERDKNHPSVIFWSLGNEAGIGPNFEAAAAAAKTRDPGRLISYLGWGTWGGISDHRPNWYADIYAPMYDPAVKMDDYARNWNYKQPMIQCEYLHVMGNSGGNIKEYWDTIYAHPEKLQGGFVWDWVDQSMYRYTKDGRRYWGDGGEYGPNPGGDIEFGDGLLQSDRTPNPHLYELRKVYSPVQFDGFDPASGRVTVRNRHDFRDLSGFAMEWEVLENGVAVASGKLPPLSTAARRAETITLPLAGVARKAGAEYFVTIRVRTRDGAVPLVPGGTEIGFEQFALSTPSAAVAPTAAGNVAVTQSADAVTMRAAGASLEIDRSTGLIRRYTKDGQELTTGGAPHFWRAVTDNDLGVGSAGEMAPWKAMSETRRVRSVRVAGDAVIVTFDLGDGAATFEARYTMAGDGSVAVDGALTPVKEGLPPPFRVGLAFALPTDVTTVEWYGRGPHESYVDRKTSAPIGLWRGAIAAQNHDYIRPQETGNKVDVRWMELSGAGRGVRVEGDRPLMMNALAFPYADLDRKEPGTWKSTDIVPHGQVTLLVDSAQWGVGGDTQWSDFGLPLPEYRTRAEPTRVSFRLTPFAGNGTTPAKARPAQATEVE
- a CDS encoding glycoside hydrolase family 127 protein; its protein translation is MLLSRRSLLASASVVALAPAAWAELPVMRSRRVEPVPARYVRLKPSPFADAFEANRRYLLALDPERLLHNFYQSAGLPAPKPVYGGWEAMGIAGHSLGHWLTACALVVGNTGDREVAARLDHALAEMARIQAAHGDGYCGGTTVERDGRTVDGKVVFEEVRRGDIRTGGFDLNGGWVPLYTWHKVHAGLIDAHVLARNARAMPIMLGLAGYLAGVLEPLDDAQMQRVLHAEHGGLNETYAETYALTGDPRWLRMAEKIRHKAVLDPLAARQDRLAGLHANTQIPKVIGLARLHEVTGNPAHMVAPRFFHERVTQHHSYIIGGNSEREHFGQPDQLAGRITEATCEACNSYNMMKLTRHLYSWQPDARWFDFYEQVQLNHIMAHQRPDTGQFVYFMPLAVGARRVFSSPEDSFWCCVGSGMESHAKHADSIWWSDARTLYVNLFIPSELDWPERGLAVTLDTAMPLEGRATLTVKRAPRAAQALAIRLPGWAKAPVLTVNDVAARPVLRDGYAVLERRWRAGDVVKVTLPMAVASHPTPGDASMVAFTYGPLVLAADMGPADAQFEGVGPALVTASAATGALAPAGGAGQFRAVGALDEALTFKPFFSQYDRRAAVYFPTFTPAGWAGARAGYVQAQEEARTLARRTSDIIHLGEMQPERDHQFRSEHSEVVNWSGRSARRLRPGESMRMVLARRPGAAVLRVLVARGDADRKMGISVDGQPLGAGQQVKGGEGHFAAIDYPVSGNGAKPQAEVVVTALQDDAVLYEMRMMTASSPARDPAVQS
- a CDS encoding TerD family protein, which encodes MSVSLSKGGNVSLSKEEPGLSRILIGLGWDTRTTDGTDFDLDASAFLLGTGDRVRGDADFIFYNNLRSADGSVEHTGDNRTGEGDGDDEALKVDLATVPSDVQKIAVSVTIHEGEQRRQSFGMVSNAFIRVVNDVTGREIARYDLSEDASTETAMIFGEVYRHNGEWKFRAVGQGYKGGLAPMARNYGVNVG